A stretch of Carnobacterium funditum DSM 5970 DNA encodes these proteins:
- a CDS encoding helix-turn-helix domain-containing protein gives MVKLKTGGVAVNLAERLKYEREQQKMSQILVSKKLEIPRKLLSEWEQGKSVPNLEMLQRISEFYGLTIKDLFKSPPPKTIPAKIRNFFIKLDIEDRSILFLLVFGIPIIIFALLVS, from the coding sequence ATGGTTAAGTTAAAAACAGGAGGAGTAGCTGTGAACCTAGCTGAACGCCTAAAGTATGAGCGAGAACAACAAAAAATGTCTCAAATTTTAGTATCTAAAAAGTTGGAAATTCCTAGAAAATTACTATCTGAATGGGAACAAGGAAAAAGTGTGCCAAATTTAGAAATGCTCCAACGCATTAGTGAATTTTACGGTCTAACAATCAAAGACTTATTTAAATCCCCTCCACCCAAAACAATACCAGCTAAAATAAGGAATTTTTTTATAAAGCTAGATATTGAGGATCGTTCAATCTTATTTCTTTTAGTCTTTGGCATCCCTATCATTATTTTTGCGCTTCTTGTTTCATAA
- a CDS encoding type II toxin-antitoxin system Phd/YefM family antitoxin, translating into MSIVNPSQARKVFYQLLKDVNKNNEPIYISGKNEDSEAVMISKKDWDAIQETLYLQSSGVADTIQQRKQENEFIALEDIDWDTL; encoded by the coding sequence ATGTCGATTGTAAACCCTAGCCAAGCTAGAAAAGTCTTTTATCAATTACTAAAAGACGTCAACAAAAACAATGAGCCCATTTACATTTCAGGTAAAAATGAAGATAGCGAAGCCGTTATGATTAGCAAAAAAGACTGGGATGCTATTCAAGAAACGTTATACCTTCAATCTTCTGGAGTAGCTGATACGATCCAACAGCGTAAACAAGAAAATGAGTTTATTGCATTGGAGGATATCGATTGGGATACTCTATAA